From the genome of Nocardia mangyaensis:
TGAGTACCAGCGGATCGTTGTCCACGTAGACGATGCGGGCATCGGGGGTGACGCCTTGGGCGACCTCGTGGGTGTTCTGCATCGTCGGCAGCCCGGTGCCGATGTCGAGGAACTGGCGGATGCCGCGCTCGCGGGCCAGGAAGCGCACGGCCCTGATCAGGAACTGGCGCGACTGCACGGCCATGGTGGAGATGTCCGGGTCGACGGCCAGGCCCGCGTCACCGGCGATCTTGTCGATCTCGTAGTGGTCCTTGCCACCCATCCAGTAATTCCAGATCCGCGCCGAATGCGGGATGTCGGTCCGGATCACCGGGGTGTGCACGTCGGTCATGAGCCCTCGCTCCTCTGCAAAATTGACAGCGGTGGTACCCACCCTGGGCAGGAGCCACCAGCGGCACAGCATCTGATCTGTTTGCGACAGTACAAGATTCACGCCGCCAGGGTGTGGTGGATGACAATGCGGATCAGCGCGGCAGAGGAGCGGCGCGCGAGCGGGTCAGGTCGAGAGATCGCCGGGGCGTGCGTGCCGGGGATGATCGGCGATGAGGTTGTTGTACAGCACGCTCAGATCGAGCGAATCGGCCTCGGACTTCCTGGTGTGCGCGCCACGGTCGACCTGGCGGTGCAGGCCTTCCATCTTCTCGTCGAGCTGGGTGGCCACCTCGGCGGCCTGGGCCAGGTCGGCGCGCAGATTCGGCGGGACCTCGCCGCGGTACTTGTAGTAGATCTTGTGTTCGAGGCTGGCCCAGAAGTCCATCGCGATCGTGCGGATCTGGATCTCCACCGGAATGCGCTCGGTGCGGTCGGAGCGGGACACCGGGATCGACACGATCAGGTGCAGGCTCTGGTAGCCGTTCGGTTTGCGGTGGGTGATGTAGTCGCGCTCCTCGAGCACGGTGATGTCCTCGCGCCCGGCCAGCATGTCCCGGATCGCGCCGATGTCGGAGATGAAGCTGCAGACCACCCTGACTCCGGCGATGTCGAGCACGTTCTCCCGGATGGCGGCCAGATTCATCGCGTAGTTCTTGCGCCGGACCTTCTCCAGCACGCTCTCGGGTGACTTGAGTCGTGAGCCGACATGCTCGATCGGGTTGTACTCGTGGGTGTTGTTGAAGTCCTCGCGCAAGATGTTGATCTTGGTCGTGACTTCGTCGATCGCGAACTTGTAGCCGAGCATGAAGTCGACGAACTGCTCCCGGAGCACCCGGAGATCGTCGACGGCGATCTGCTCGCCGTTGCCGAACGGGGCGTCGGTGCTGTGGTCGAGCTGCCAGGGTCTCATCGACCTCCATTGTGCCTTTCCCGCTCGGCGCGCTGCCGTGGTGCTGGTCACGGTGGTGATCGCGAGCCTGGTCCCGGGCGGACGCGACGCCGGGATCTGGCCGGTGGCGGGCGTGATTGGGGTGGAAACGCGTCGTCCGTCGAGGGATCGTGTGGTCGGTGGGCGATCGCCGCCGTCGCCTCGAGTACGGCGATCGCGGTGTCGAACGGGAACGGTGCGGTGCATCTGGAATTGCACACCGACGCCAATTCCGAGGTTCCCTACGAGCAGCGGTTCTCGGTGATCGGGGCCGACCTCGACACCGGTCGCAACGGTCAGGAGCAGGTCACCGCTGCGGTCGAAGGCCCGGACAACGTGCTCTCGATTCCGCGGGTGCGGACCGAACCGGGCCGCGTCGCCTTCGTGTTGGCCGCCGCCAACCACGGTTCGGACCAGAACTACACCAACGGTGACTGCAGCGTGGAATACGCCGTCCGCTGAGCTGCCCGCGCCCCAGCCCGTCAGGCGGCGGCGGGATGCGGGGCGGTCAGCGACGTCAGCAGGGTGCTGCGCAGTTCGTAGAATGCCTGGTCGCGGTTGAGTTCGGCCTGCTCACGGGGGCGCGGGAAGGTGACCGGGATGTCCTCGGACACCGTGGCCGCCGGACCGTGCGACATCACCAGGATCCGATCGGACAGCACGATCGCCTCGTCGACATCGTGGGTCACCAGCACGACGGTGCGCCGTTCGGACTCCCACAGGCGCAGCAGCTCACCCTGCAGGTCGACGCGGGTGAGTGCGTCGAGTGCGCCGAAGGGCTCGTCGAGCAGCAGTACCTTGGGCTGCAGCGCGAAGGCGCGCGCGATACCCACCCGCTGCTGCATACCGCCGGAGAGTTCGCGGGGCTTCTTGTCCTTGTGCTTACCCAGCTTGACCGTGTCGAGGTAGTGATCGGCCAGCTCGGCGCGCTCGGTTTTCGACAGCTCGGCTCTGGCGCAGTTCAGTGCGAACAGCACGTTCTCCCGCGCGGTCAGCCAGGGCAGCAGCACGTGCTGCTGGAACACCATCCCGCGGTCGCTGCCGGGACCGGTGATCGGTTGGCGGTCCAGCCAGAGTATTCCGCCGTCGGGTTCGGTGAGCCCCGCGATCATCGACAGCACCGTGGATTTGCCACAGCCCGACGGTCCGATCAGCGTCACGAACTGACCCTCGTCGATCGAGATCGTGGTCGGCGCGATGACCTGGTTCCAGCCTTCTTTCGCCGGATACCACTTCTCGACGTTCTCGAGGACCAGCGAGCCGCTCCGCACGGCGTCCGAATCATTGTGTGTGGCCATGGGTTTCACTTCCTGTTCGCAAAGAGGGTCGGTGGATCAGCCGTGCGGGATCTTCGTCGCGCCCCACACCACGAGCCGGTCGAGCGCGAATCCCACCGCGCCGATCAGCAGAATCGCGACGAGGATCGCCGGCACCGACAGCCGATTCCACTGGTTCCACACGAAATAGCCCATGCCGCGGCTGCCGACGAGCATCTCCGCGGCGATGATCACCAACCACGCCGTCGACAGCGACAACCGCAGACCCGTGAGAATCGACGGCAGCGCGGCGGGCAGCTGGATGGTGCGGATCACCTGCGCGCGGGAGGCTTCCAGCGTGCGCGCGAGCTGCATGTACAGCGGATCGACCTTCTGCACGCCCTCGATGGTGTTGAGCAGCATCGGCCACAGCGAGGCCATCACGATGACGAAGATCGCCGTGTTCTCGGCATCGCGCAGCAGCGCCAGACCCAGCGGCAGCCACGCCAGTGGCGAGACCGGTCGCAGGACCTGGACGAACGGTTCCACCGCCCAGCGGATTCGGGTCGCGCTGCCGAGGAGGAAACCGAGCGGGATGGCGATGGCCGCCGCGATGAGGAAGCCGGTGAGCACTCGTTGCAGACTGGCGACCAGATGCCAGAAGATCCCGACACTGGCCGGACCGGAGACATAGAACGGGTCGGACAGGATGGTCACCAGCTGATTCCAGGTGGCGCCCGGCGTGGGTGCGAGGCCGTCGGCGCCCTGGTCGGCGGTCACCACCGACCAGATCCCGAGGCCGATCACGCAGATCACCACGAACAGCAGGGCCGCGCCGGCCACCTGTGCGCGGCGGGCGGCCCGGTCGGCGGCGGTTTTGGCGGCCAGGCCCAGGGAGATCTCGCGTGGTTGGACGCTCGCGGGCGCGGTGTCCGGCCCTGCGGTCGGTTCTTCTGTTCGGGTCATGTCGTCGATACCTGCTTCGCGGTCCAGTGCAGAAAGTTGTCGGGTTCGAATCGGCGGCCGTTGATGTCGAGGCCGGTCGCCGGTGCGGGGAGTGGGACGCCGAGCGCGTCGAACGCCGCGCGCGAGGCTTCGGCGTCGAAAACCGCGCCGACGGTGTCGCGATACTGCTGCGGTGTCACCCAGCGGTCGGATTCGGCCAGGCCCCACCGTTGGAGCTGGGTCAGCATCCAGAGGCCGAACGTCTCCTGCGGGTAGGGCTGGAACCGGACGCGGTCGGGCACCCGGCGCGGGATGCCGGTGCCGTCCTGGTACTCCCCGGTGAGAATGGCTTCGAGCAGCGCCGGTTGCTGGTTGAGGAACTGCTCGGGCGCCATGGATCGGGCGGCGGCCGAACGGTTCTGCGTCTGGTCGCTCCACAGCGCCGCGTCGTGGATCGCGCGGGTGAGGGCCTGATAGGTGACCGGATTCTCCCGGGCGAACTCGTCGTTCACCCCGAAGCTGCAGCAGGGGTGGCCGTTCCACAGATCACGGGTGAGCGTGAACAGGTATCCCGCGCCGGTGGCCACCGCCCGCTGATTGAACGGGTCGGGCCCGAGGTAGCCGTCGACTCCACCGGTGAGCAGATTGGCGACCATGTCCGGCGGGCGAAGGACTCGCAGTTCCACATCGACATCGGGATCGAGCCCACCCATCGACAGGTAGTCCCGGAGCAACAGGTTGTGTACCGAGTAGTCGAACGGGATGGCCAGCCGGAAACCGGCGAAATCCGCCGGTTCGCGCACCCTGCCGAGATGCTTGCGATGCAACGTGATCGCCTGACCGTTGGTATTGGTGATCAGCGGCAGGCGGGTGCGCATCCGGCCCGAGGCCAGCCCCTGATCGATGGCCAGTGGCATCGGTGCCAGCATGTGCGAGGCGTCGATCTCGCCGGTGGCGTAGGCGGCCCACACCTCGGCCCACCCGGAGAACTTCTTCAACGTGACGTCGAGTCCGTGCTTGGCGTAGATCCCCAGTGCCTTGGCGTTGACGATGGGCGACGAGCAGGTGATCGGAATGAAGCCGACGGTGATCTTCGGCTTCTCGATGCCGGGCAGCGGTCCGACGGCCGCGCCCGGCGCGGTCGTCGCGCTCGACGGGGCGGGCGCGGGTGGTGCGGGTGCCAGTGGCGCGCAGGCGGTTGCGGCGAGCGCTCCGGCGACGCCGGCTCCAGCGCCCAGGAGCCGCCGACGGCTGAATTCGGCCATCCTCGGGTTCCTCTCGGTGAATCGTGTGGTCAGAACCGGTAATCGAGGAATTTCCCGTCGAATGTCACGACCACGCGATCCCCCTCCGGGTCGGGCCGGCGGTCGACGGTCAGCGTGAAATTGATGGCGCTCATGATGCCGTCACCGAATTCCTCATGGATCATCTCTTTGATGGCGGGTCCATAGACTGTGAGCGCCTCGTAGAACCGATAGATCGTCGGATCGCTGGGAATCGGATTGTCGAAGGTGCCGCGATAGGGCTGGGTCCGCAGCGACTCGATCACGGACTCGTCGAGGTCGAGCAGAGTGCCGACGCCGCGCGCGTCCGCCTCCGGCATGGGATGCTGGCCGTGCAGGGCCGCGATGGTCCAGGCCAGCGGTTTGCCGATCTCGTCGGCGATCTCGCGCCAGGTCAGCTTCTTCCTGATGCGCTGCGAGACAACATGTTTCGTCGCCTCGGACTTGTCCATGATGGTGGTCATCGGCACTCCTTCGTCACTGGCGCCACTCGACATCCGAGCGGTTCGTCCGCTCGTTCAGTCGACCATTTCCAGCCGGGTGCGCAGAAGCGAAAAGGGCGCACGAGAAAGAGGCAATTCGCGCGCGAATTGCCTTCGCGGGTCCGATTAACGGCGACGTAACTGGACGCGGCCGGGAACGTAACAATGGCGGACCTACACTGGGATTTTGCGGGACGGAAGCGCGACGACAGATGAGTACAGCCGCCATCGCCGTAGCACGGCAGGTGATCGGGTCGATGGATCAAGCCGCCTGGGTCATCGACCCAGGCGGCCGAATCGTGATGATCAACCGTTCGGCACTGTCCGCGCTCGGGTACCGCACCGACGACGATGTGGTCGGCTCCTGCAGCCACGCGGCGTTCCATCATCACCACATCGACGGGGAGCCCTACGAGCCGTCCAGCTGCCCGATCCTGCACGCCACCCGGCGCCCGCTGCGCTATCGCGGCGGTACCGAGTGGATGATCCGCCGCACCGGCACCGCGCTCCCGGTGTCCTGGTCGGCCTCGGAACTGCAGCTCGACGCCGCGAAACTCATGCTGGTCACGCTCACGGTGCTCGACCGGCTCGACGACGAACCCTTCACCCACGCGGTCCGCGAGCGGGCCTCGGCGCTCGAGCGGCGTGCGCTCTACGAGAAGGCGTGCGACCTGATCGCCGTCCAGGCCGGCGATCCCGAGCTGGCACCGAATGCCATCGCGCACCAGCTGCACGTGTCCCTGCGCCACCTGCAGACCGCGTTCGCCGAAGCGGGCACCTCACCCGCGCGCAGCATCCGCGTCGCCCGCCTGAGCCGAGCGGCGAATCTGCTCGAAGCCGGGCTCACCGTCACCGAGGTCGTCGGCCAGTCCGGCTTCGCCGACCCCTCCACTTTCCGTCGCGCGTTCCGGCGGCACTACGGCACGCCGCCGACCGCACTGCGAACAACGACGGTCAGCGGGTCCGCCGGAACCGGCGCCGCGGCTCGCTGACGCCTCGACTACTGGTCGAAGACGATGTCGAGGGTGTCGCTACGCGGTTCGGATTGGCAGGCGAGCCGAGTGCCGCGAGCGAGATCGTGCTGGTCGAGCGTGTGGTTCTCGCGCAGATGGACCTCGCCTCGGCGCAGGGTGTACGCGCAGCCACCACAGGTCCCCTCCCGGCACACGTAGGGCGCGTTCAGGCCCTGGGCGAGCAGCACCTCGAGCAGCACGGTGTCCTCGGGCCAGGTGATGGTGTGCACCTCGTCGTCCAGCTCGACCGTTGCCGTCGAGGTCGCGGCGCTGCCGCCGACCTCGGGCACGGGCGCCGGGCCGAAGGCGTCGGTGGTCAGCGAGGTGAAGACCTCGGCGTAGATGTGGGACGCATCGAAACCGTTGGCGACCAGCGCATTCCGAGTAGACGTCATGAAGGGCGCCGGTCCGCAGAGATAGGCGTGTGAGTTCGGGGCCGCGGCGAGCCAGGTGCGCAGCGTGGCCTCGGTGGGTCGGCCGGATTCGGATTCCAGCCAGTGCGTGACGGTGAGCCTGTCGCGGTGGTGCCGGGCCAGTAGATCGAGTTCCCGGGTG
Proteins encoded in this window:
- a CDS encoding ferredoxin--NADP reductase; the encoded protein is MSATARHTYQVEVREVVQETTDAVSLTLHAVTGPTDSLDYRPGQFLTLRVPHPDGPLTRCYSLSSAPDSTACPTITVKRVHGGRASQWICDNAVPGTIFDTLAPAGTFVPQDWSAPFLLVAAGSGITPIMSILRTALAAHENPITVAYANRDAESVIFTRELDLLARHHRDRLTVTHWLESESGRPTEATLRTWLAAAPNSHAYLCGPAPFMTSTRNALVANGFDASHIYAEVFTSLTTDAFGPAPVPEVGGSAATSTATVELDDEVHTITWPEDTVLLEVLLAQGLNAPYVCREGTCGGCAYTLRRGEVHLRENHTLDQHDLARGTRLACQSEPRSDTLDIVFDQ
- the cynS gene encoding cyanase is translated as MTTIMDKSEATKHVVSQRIRKKLTWREIADEIGKPLAWTIAALHGQHPMPEADARGVGTLLDLDESVIESLRTQPYRGTFDNPIPSDPTIYRFYEALTVYGPAIKEMIHEEFGDGIMSAINFTLTVDRRPDPEGDRVVVTFDGKFLDYRF
- a CDS encoding ABC transporter permease, giving the protein MTRTEEPTAGPDTAPASVQPREISLGLAAKTAADRAARRAQVAGAALLFVVICVIGLGIWSVVTADQGADGLAPTPGATWNQLVTILSDPFYVSGPASVGIFWHLVASLQRVLTGFLIAAAIAIPLGFLLGSATRIRWAVEPFVQVLRPVSPLAWLPLGLALLRDAENTAIFVIVMASLWPMLLNTIEGVQKVDPLYMQLARTLEASRAQVIRTIQLPAALPSILTGLRLSLSTAWLVIIAAEMLVGSRGMGYFVWNQWNRLSVPAILVAILLIGAVGFALDRLVVWGATKIPHG
- a CDS encoding GTP pyrophosphokinase encodes the protein MRPWQLDHSTDAPFGNGEQIAVDDLRVLREQFVDFMLGYKFAIDEVTTKINILREDFNNTHEYNPIEHVGSRLKSPESVLEKVRRKNYAMNLAAIRENVLDIAGVRVVCSFISDIGAIRDMLAGREDITVLEERDYITHRKPNGYQSLHLIVSIPVSRSDRTERIPVEIQIRTIAMDFWASLEHKIYYKYRGEVPPNLRADLAQAAEVATQLDEKMEGLHRQVDRGAHTRKSEADSLDLSVLYNNLIADHPRHARPGDLST
- a CDS encoding ABC transporter ATP-binding protein → MATHNDSDAVRSGSLVLENVEKWYPAKEGWNQVIAPTTISIDEGQFVTLIGPSGCGKSTVLSMIAGLTEPDGGILWLDRQPITGPGSDRGMVFQQHVLLPWLTARENVLFALNCARAELSKTERAELADHYLDTVKLGKHKDKKPRELSGGMQQRVGIARAFALQPKVLLLDEPFGALDALTRVDLQGELLRLWESERRTVVLVTHDVDEAIVLSDRILVMSHGPAATVSEDIPVTFPRPREQAELNRDQAFYELRSTLLTSLTAPHPAAA
- a CDS encoding helix-turn-helix transcriptional regulator, which produces MSTAAIAVARQVIGSMDQAAWVIDPGGRIVMINRSALSALGYRTDDDVVGSCSHAAFHHHHIDGEPYEPSSCPILHATRRPLRYRGGTEWMIRRTGTALPVSWSASELQLDAAKLMLVTLTVLDRLDDEPFTHAVRERASALERRALYEKACDLIAVQAGDPELAPNAIAHQLHVSLRHLQTAFAEAGTSPARSIRVARLSRAANLLEAGLTVTEVVGQSGFADPSTFRRAFRRHYGTPPTALRTTTVSGSAGTGAAAR
- a CDS encoding ABC transporter substrate-binding protein; protein product: MAEFSRRRLLGAGAGVAGALAATACAPLAPAPPAPAPSSATTAPGAAVGPLPGIEKPKITVGFIPITCSSPIVNAKALGIYAKHGLDVTLKKFSGWAEVWAAYATGEIDASHMLAPMPLAIDQGLASGRMRTRLPLITNTNGQAITLHRKHLGRVREPADFAGFRLAIPFDYSVHNLLLRDYLSMGGLDPDVDVELRVLRPPDMVANLLTGGVDGYLGPDPFNQRAVATGAGYLFTLTRDLWNGHPCCSFGVNDEFARENPVTYQALTRAIHDAALWSDQTQNRSAAARSMAPEQFLNQQPALLEAILTGEYQDGTGIPRRVPDRVRFQPYPQETFGLWMLTQLQRWGLAESDRWVTPQQYRDTVGAVFDAEASRAAFDALGVPLPAPATGLDINGRRFEPDNFLHWTAKQVSTT